CCGATTTTTTCGACCAGCAGACCGCTGAGTGCCAGAGCCTGATCGCGAAGCAATTCGGCATCCAATCGAAATCTCGGACCGCGAGACAGCAGGCGGTTCCTGGGATCCCGCTGCAGCGCCAGGGGCCGGACCTGCGCCGTCTGGCGGTAGGTTGCCGACATCACGATCAGTTTTACCAGGTGCTTCACGTCCCAGCGATGCTCCGCGCCGGGAAGCTGCGGATTCATGAACTCGGAACTCAGCCAGTCCAGCAGCAGCGGATGCGATGGCGGTTCTCCCTGCGATCCGAAGTCTTCCGTCGTCTTGACCAGCCCGGTTCCGAAGAATTGCTGCCAGATGCGATTCACCGTCACTCGCGACGTCAGCGGATGGTTGTCCGATGTCAGCCATTTCGCCAGCCCGAGTCGATTGTTGGAAACGCCGTCCGGCAGCGGCGGCAGCGATTCGGGCACGGCTCGCGCGACTTCGGCTCCCTTCTGGTCGTACTCGCCGCGCGTCAGCATGTAGGCCGGTTCCGGTTGTGCCTTCTCACGATAGATGAGCGTGGTTGCGGCGCCGTCGTTGATGTCGGCAATCCGCTGTTCGAAATCAGCAAGCTGCTGCTTCAGCGGAATGACGGAGTCGCGAACAGCAACCCAGGCGTGTTCGAAAAAGTACCGCTGCATCTGCTGCATTTCGTCGGTTGACCGTTCAGCCGACGGCTTCTTCAACACGGCCTGAAGTTCTTCCGGAAGCGATTTCGCGCCAGCCGCCTGCTGATCGCTTTCCCAGCGCGCCAGGGAATCGTACAGCGGCGTCTGATCGAGCCGGCTGACGATTCCGGCTTTGTCCCAGTAAACGGTACCGTCGAATTGCGTGAACGCCCAGCCGTTGATCTGTGATCCCGGTGCCAGGCCGACGTCTGCCGCAGCGACTTCCAGACGCGTCCATTCACCGGGCGCGGGCAGATCTCCCATACGTTTGCGGCTGGGAGAATCGTCGGCTCCCCAGTCGATCAGGTTTTCGCCCCAGTACGCACGATGTTCCCAGCTTCCGTCGTTCCACTGCAGCATGATCTGCTTCGGTGGATTTGCCTTGTCGAGGTACACGTAGCAAAACAGCGCGTCTTTTTCCGCCACCTTCAGCGGTTCCGCGGCGTCCGTAAAGAAGTGCTGACTGAGCCCCTTCGCCGTGCGTTGATGACTTGAGTCGCCGCTGAACACCGGAGCCGGCGCCTTCACGAATTCCCACGGCGAATTTCCCTGAGCGTTTGCTCCGGCGGGGACGGCGTCGTCGATCCAGACAAACTCCGCAGGTTCCGCCAGCACCGGATCGCGCGGATTGGCCGGTTCGGAATATTCGATCGATGCCAGGAACTCGTCCAGTTGTTTCTCTGTCCGTTCTTTCTGAGATTTCAAATTTGAAATTTGAGATTTCTGTCCGTCGGTCAGCACTTTGAGGACCGGTTCGTGATCCTTTTTGTTGCCGTCCAGAGGATTGCCGTCGATGCTGTTGAAGTAGCCGTACAGCGCGTAGAAATCCTTCATGGTCAGCGGGTCGAACTTGTGGTCATGGCAGCGGGAACAATCCAGCGTCAGTCCCATAAACACGGTGCCGGTGGTGACGACTCGATCGACCACGTTTCGCATGTGGACTTCTTCAGCGATCGAACCGCCTTCGCTGGTCGTGACGTTGCAGCGATTGAAACCGGTCGCGATCAGTTGAGCTTCCGTCGGCTGGTCCAGCAGATCACCGGCCAGTTGTTCGACGGT
Above is a genomic segment from Planctomycetaceae bacterium containing:
- a CDS encoding PSD1 and planctomycete cytochrome C domain-containing protein, which gives rise to MIRVVCAAALPFVFMAGVHADEISFSQQIRGILSDKCFQCHGPDEHERQAGLRLDAEESAKGSLESGLFAIVAGKPDDSELIARITASDPDRRMPPADFGKQLTADEISLLQQWITEGADWGQHWAFAPIERPAVDDTAFEHATVRNPIDHFVLRRLKTAGLSQASAADRVSLIRRVTLDLTGLPPTVDEVEAFISDGSPDAYERVVDRLLASPHYGEHMARYWLDAARYGDTHGLHLDNYREIWAYRDWVIRAFNSNQAFDEFTVEQLAGDLLDQPTEAQLIATGFNRCNVTTSEGGSIAEEVHMRNVVDRVVTTGTVFMGLTLDCSRCHDHKFDPLTMKDFYALYGYFNSIDGNPLDGNKKDHEPVLKVLTDGQKSQISNLKSQKERTEKQLDEFLASIEYSEPANPRDPVLAEPAEFVWIDDAVPAGANAQGNSPWEFVKAPAPVFSGDSSHQRTAKGLSQHFFTDAAEPLKVAEKDALFCYVYLDKANPPKQIMLQWNDGSWEHRAYWGENLIDWGADDSPSRKRMGDLPAPGEWTRLEVAAADVGLAPGSQINGWAFTQFDGTVYWDKAGIVSRLDQTPLYDSLARWESDQQAAGAKSLPEELQAVLKKPSAERSTDEMQQMQRYFFEHAWVAVRDSVIPLKQQLADFEQRIADINDGAATTLIYREKAQPEPAYMLTRGEYDQKGAEVARAVPESLPPLPDGVSNNRLGLAKWLTSDNHPLTSRVTVNRIWQQFFGTGLVKTTEDFGSQGEPPSHPLLLDWLSSEFMNPQLPGAEHRWDVKHLVKLIVMSATYRQTAQVRPLALQRDPRNRLLSRGPRFRLDAELLRDQALALSGLLVEKIGGPSVKPPQPSGLWNAVGFSTSNTAKFTADEGHEKVHRRTLYTFIKRTAPPPQMSTFDAPSREACTVRRERTNSPMQALLMMNDPQYVECARALAEKTLREAGTSDTDRASWMLRHCVLRTPLESEAASLVDDFHAYQTDFKADPEAARKLINIGAIPPSAEFSATDLAAWTMVANLILNLDEIVSK